In a single window of the Pontibacter russatus genome:
- a CDS encoding ABC transporter permease, producing MNLLRIELHKILPYRTVWVILAIYALLLLLILYASSKVTVNGSELGEEMYGLPAFWRYLTYIASFFNLLFGILVIVLVSDEYSFRTLRQQVIDGLSRADLVLAKFYVVLALGVFGTVFLLLLGLYFGLLHSTDRSWSAIFGQIDALSYYFVQAVGYMTLAMLFGFLIKKSGLAIIAFMAYAKIVEPLLHFRLPDEVDKYMPMKVLGSLTPMPGQEMLDQLTTPTELLSPAWAVLPAIGYIVLFCLLSYYTLRLRDL from the coding sequence ATTCTGCCTTACCGCACAGTGTGGGTGATACTGGCCATATATGCCCTGCTGCTGTTGCTGATTCTGTATGCCAGCAGCAAAGTCACCGTCAATGGCAGCGAGCTGGGGGAGGAGATGTACGGCCTGCCCGCCTTCTGGCGCTACCTGACCTATATCGCCAGCTTTTTCAACCTGCTGTTCGGCATTCTGGTCATTGTGCTGGTGTCGGATGAATACAGCTTCCGGACGCTGCGGCAACAGGTCATCGACGGCCTCTCGCGGGCCGACCTGGTGCTGGCCAAATTCTACGTGGTGCTAGCGCTGGGCGTTTTCGGCACGGTTTTCCTGCTCCTGCTGGGTCTGTACTTCGGGCTGCTCCACAGCACCGACCGCTCCTGGAGCGCCATCTTCGGCCAGATAGACGCGCTCTCCTACTACTTTGTGCAGGCGGTGGGCTATATGACGCTGGCCATGCTGTTCGGGTTTCTCATCAAAAAAAGCGGGCTGGCCATTATCGCATTTATGGCCTACGCCAAAATCGTGGAGCCGCTCCTGCATTTCCGGTTACCTGACGAAGTGGACAAGTACATGCCGATGAAGGTGTTGGGAAGCCTCACGCCCATGCCCGGCCAGGAGATGCTGGACCAGCTGACGACGCCCACCGAGCTGCTCTCTCCCGCCTGGGCTGTGTTGCCGGCCATTGGCTATATCGTTCTGTTCTGTCTGCTGAGTTACTACACCCTCAGGCTCCGCGACTTATAG